A single Balneola sp. DNA region contains:
- a CDS encoding universal stress protein: MEVKMKISRILVPTDFSENSEVALKTAANFVDTFGSTVDLIHVVPVMRYFHESMEALGAPFSIENKLYPHTLEVAHAKMEALATKYIPKEHRGRLLTVIDRKPSEAIARQTEEDDYDLVIIAGRGEHSSPHILGGTTEKVIRFSKVPVFRVNDSFDFTGTSNIVVPLDFSETSYSSIIPAFEVARVLKADLSIVHVIELYASDSYMIPYVPAGVDNQPVYESLIQNLDQYLKDHNRLLSIKRTGTVFKDALILNEGANQTLISMETTILKGITVYQEIVDHMNEHGDLLVMSTHGRTGAARFLLGSTAERLSKSIEKPVWFTKK, translated from the coding sequence ATGGAGGTAAAAATGAAGATTAGCCGAATACTTGTCCCAACCGATTTTTCAGAAAATTCTGAAGTAGCATTAAAAACAGCAGCCAATTTTGTCGATACCTTTGGCAGTACTGTTGATTTAATACATGTGGTACCTGTGATGCGATATTTCCATGAAAGTATGGAAGCATTGGGAGCACCATTCTCTATTGAAAATAAACTCTATCCTCATACACTTGAAGTGGCTCATGCCAAGATGGAAGCTCTTGCTACAAAGTACATACCCAAAGAGCATAGAGGCCGGTTGCTTACCGTTATCGATCGTAAGCCATCAGAAGCAATTGCCCGGCAAACTGAAGAAGACGATTACGATTTAGTGATTATAGCTGGAAGGGGAGAACATAGCTCTCCTCATATATTAGGTGGCACAACCGAAAAGGTTATTCGTTTTAGCAAGGTTCCGGTGTTCAGAGTGAATGATTCCTTCGACTTTACTGGTACTTCAAACATTGTGGTACCGCTGGATTTCTCAGAAACGTCCTATTCATCCATCATTCCCGCATTTGAAGTAGCCAGAGTTTTGAAAGCTGATTTAAGTATAGTGCACGTGATTGAGCTTTATGCTTCAGATTCTTATATGATTCCGTATGTTCCGGCTGGTGTTGATAATCAACCAGTCTATGAGTCTTTGATCCAAAACCTGGATCAGTATTTGAAAGATCATAACAGGTTGTTATCCATCAAACGGACTGGTACTGTTTTTAAAGATGCATTGATATTGAATGAAGGCGCTAATCAAACGTTAATTTCAATGGAAACCACCATACTTAAAGGAATTACGGTATACCAGGAAATTGTGGATCACATGAATGAACATGGTGATTTGTTAGTAATGAGTACACACGGCCGTACAGGTGCTGCACGCTTCTTGCTCGGCTCTACCGCAGAACGACTTTCTAAGTCTATTGAAAAGCCGGTTTGGTTTACTAAGAAATAG
- a CDS encoding beta-N-acetylglucosaminidase, with protein sequence MRHLLLFCILLLNAQFLSAYQSSEISIIPKPVHMEEGQGSFSIEDGITIFYSDPSLEGISTQLNDLLFVTNWKGYEVISGTESNDKGIYLSLMDSEDIHPEGYELEVSESKITIKGSTAAGVFYGIQTLRQLLPEQIEHTDPSLVTRDVAWNIPVVEIQDFPRFQYRGMHLDVARHFFPVEFVKRYIDLIAMYKYNRFHWHLTEDQGWRIEIKQYPLLTEIGAWRDSTLIGNYGTGKYDGIRYGGYYTQDEIREIVAYAKERYVTVIPEIELPGHSTAAIAAYPELGCFNQDIDVATTWGVFEDIYCPKEETFEFLENVLDEVIELFPSTYIHIGGDEAPKKQWEESEVAQEVIQREGLADEHELQSYFITRIESYLNSKGRQIIGWDEILEGGLAPRATVMSWRGEQGGIEAAKMGHNVIMTPNGSNYFDHYQAENEREPIAICCLTTLEDIYGYEPVPAELNEEESRYVLGAQGNVWTEYMHTGAKVEYMAFPRVIGLSEVLWTPKSDKEWERFLIRLQSHFLRMDYLNVNAAQHYRD encoded by the coding sequence ATGCGCCATCTACTTTTGTTCTGCATTCTTTTGCTGAACGCTCAATTTTTATCTGCTTACCAAAGCTCTGAAATTTCCATTATTCCTAAACCCGTACACATGGAAGAAGGACAAGGGAGTTTTAGTATAGAAGATGGTATCACCATTTTTTATTCCGATCCCTCTCTTGAAGGAATATCAACCCAACTTAATGATCTGCTATTTGTAACTAACTGGAAGGGCTATGAAGTTATTTCGGGTACTGAAAGCAACGATAAAGGAATTTATTTGTCTTTAATGGATAGTGAGGATATCCATCCGGAAGGTTATGAGCTTGAAGTATCTGAAAGCAAGATTACAATTAAAGGCTCTACCGCTGCAGGTGTTTTCTATGGGATACAAACGCTGCGACAACTTCTTCCGGAACAAATTGAACATACCGACCCCTCTTTAGTTACAAGGGATGTAGCATGGAATATCCCTGTTGTTGAAATTCAGGACTTTCCTCGTTTTCAATACAGAGGCATGCATTTGGATGTTGCTCGCCATTTTTTCCCGGTTGAGTTTGTGAAGAGGTACATCGATCTCATTGCTATGTACAAATACAATCGTTTTCACTGGCATTTAACTGAAGATCAAGGCTGGCGAATTGAGATAAAGCAATATCCCCTGCTCACTGAAATCGGAGCATGGCGGGATTCCACCCTGATTGGGAATTATGGAACCGGGAAATATGACGGAATCCGGTATGGAGGATACTATACCCAGGATGAAATCCGGGAAATTGTGGCATATGCTAAAGAACGCTATGTCACCGTAATTCCGGAGATAGAATTACCCGGCCATTCTACTGCTGCAATTGCAGCCTATCCGGAGCTTGGTTGTTTTAACCAGGATATTGATGTGGCTACTACCTGGGGGGTTTTCGAAGATATTTACTGCCCTAAAGAAGAGACCTTTGAGTTCCTCGAAAATGTTCTGGATGAAGTGATTGAACTTTTTCCAAGTACCTATATTCATATTGGTGGAGATGAAGCACCAAAAAAGCAATGGGAAGAAAGCGAGGTAGCCCAGGAAGTGATCCAAAGAGAAGGACTTGCGGATGAACACGAACTCCAAAGCTATTTCATCACCCGAATTGAGAGCTATCTAAACAGCAAAGGAAGACAAATTATTGGTTGGGATGAAATCCTGGAAGGAGGCCTCGCTCCAAGAGCTACTGTAATGAGTTGGCGGGGAGAACAAGGAGGAATTGAAGCCGCAAAAATGGGCCATAATGTGATCATGACTCCCAATGGCTCTAATTACTTTGATCATTACCAGGCGGAAAATGAACGTGAGCCCATCGCAATATGCTGTTTAACGACTCTTGAAGATATATATGGCTATGAACCTGTCCCTGCTGAATTAAATGAAGAAGAATCCAGGTATGTACTTGGAGCACAAGGTAACGTGTGGACTGAGTATATGCATACAGGTGCCAAGGTAGAGTACATGGCTTTTCCGAGGGTTATAGGACTATCCGAGGTGCTTTGGACACCTAAATCAGACAAAGAATGGGAGCGTTTCCTTATTAGGCTACAATCTCACTTTTTGAGAATGGATTATCTAAATGTTAATGCAGCTCAGCATTACCGGGATTAA
- the nhaA gene encoding Na+/H+ antiporter NhaA: MANKSSTKPLSPVMEFIQAESFSGILLMISAVLALIVANSPLSDWYIQLFQQKLTVGFDGANISKPLILWINDGLMAIFFLLIGLEIKREIKFGELSTMQKALLPVIAAFGGALIPGLIFFGFNAGSEYLDGWAIAIATDIAFAIGVLALLGSRVPVWAKVFLTAVAVVDDLIAVLVIALFYTSKISVTALAVAGVTFVILLIMNLSNIRNMMLYLFFGLVLWVAVLKSGVHATIAGVLLGFLIPATSPRNKGELLDNIEEGINMLRAAQTSEGKEDGQTAMHHIEDNVEELESPLHKLEHKLHPWVAYFIMPVFAFANAGVALSAEQAVAAFSSTLTLGILFGLFLGKQIGIMLSVWISSKLGIVKLPDSNQVWTVFYGIACLTGIGFTMSLFIGGLAFTDPATIEYSKVGIFVGSLLSGLLGYMFLKVKLKPEAG; the protein is encoded by the coding sequence ATGGCTAACAAATCTTCAACTAAACCTTTATCTCCGGTAATGGAGTTTATCCAGGCGGAATCCTTTTCCGGGATTTTGTTAATGATCTCCGCGGTTCTGGCATTAATCGTTGCAAATTCACCTCTATCGGACTGGTACATCCAATTATTTCAACAAAAACTTACTGTTGGATTTGATGGAGCCAATATCTCTAAACCTCTCATTTTATGGATCAATGATGGCTTGATGGCCATTTTCTTTTTACTCATTGGTCTTGAGATTAAGAGAGAAATTAAGTTCGGGGAGCTTTCAACCATGCAGAAGGCATTGCTTCCTGTAATCGCAGCTTTTGGTGGGGCACTAATTCCAGGGTTAATCTTTTTTGGCTTTAATGCTGGTAGCGAATACCTGGATGGCTGGGCGATAGCTATTGCAACTGATATTGCATTTGCGATAGGGGTACTGGCTTTATTAGGAAGCAGGGTACCGGTTTGGGCTAAAGTATTTTTAACCGCAGTAGCAGTAGTGGATGATTTGATTGCGGTATTAGTAATCGCGCTATTTTATACCAGTAAGATTTCTGTTACTGCTCTTGCTGTAGCCGGAGTTACTTTTGTCATCCTATTGATTATGAATCTCTCCAACATTCGAAATATGATGTTGTATCTGTTTTTTGGATTGGTGCTTTGGGTGGCCGTACTTAAATCAGGAGTGCATGCAACGATTGCCGGAGTGTTACTTGGGTTCTTAATTCCTGCTACTTCACCAAGGAATAAGGGTGAGCTATTGGATAACATTGAAGAAGGAATCAATATGTTGAGGGCCGCTCAAACCTCAGAAGGGAAGGAGGATGGACAAACTGCGATGCACCATATTGAAGATAATGTGGAAGAACTGGAAAGCCCCTTGCATAAGCTGGAACATAAACTGCATCCCTGGGTGGCTTATTTCATAATGCCTGTATTCGCCTTTGCTAATGCCGGAGTGGCTTTATCTGCGGAACAGGCCGTAGCTGCGTTCTCATCTACCTTAACGCTTGGTATCCTGTTTGGTCTATTTCTCGGAAAACAGATTGGAATTATGCTTTCGGTCTGGATATCGAGCAAGCTGGGCATTGTTAAACTGCCCGATTCAAACCAGGTTTGGACAGTATTCTATGGAATCGCCTGTTTAACTGGTATCGGTTTTACCATGTCTCTCTTCATCGGTGGACTGGCGTTTACTGATCCAGCTACTATCGAGTATTCAAAAGTAGGGATCTTTGTAGGCTCGCTGCTTAGTGGTTTGCTTGGATATATGTTCCTTAAAGTGAAGCTGAAGCCGGAAGCGGGATAA
- a CDS encoding DUF368 domain-containing protein produces the protein MGSADIVPGVSGGTMALILGIYERLLNAIKSVNLEVIKNLITFKWKSAFSKMHLLFLVVLFSGILSAVAFFTKVVPLQIYMFTHPEIVYGLFFGLIVGSIYVLIKEQTQFRLKESIFLLVGIGIGLWVVNMVPSDTPDHPAFVFLTGVISISAMILPGISGSYLLLIMRKYEYVLSNISLMWGEDPITGFLNILPFLLGALTGITFFSRFLSWLLSKYKSQTISVLIGFLIGSLFVIWPFQHREFVEQIREVEVLSLTDEKVIELRNNTNENLPEFSRLGNQVSESTIEVQTVKKKLIKSNPYLPGSIGSDGTETPNVWGGIVGMILGGVLVIGIDYLRKKET, from the coding sequence ATGGGATCTGCCGATATTGTACCCGGGGTAAGCGGGGGCACTATGGCTCTGATATTAGGAATTTACGAACGGTTGCTGAACGCGATAAAAAGTGTGAATCTGGAGGTCATAAAAAACCTCATCACTTTTAAATGGAAATCTGCTTTTTCAAAAATGCACCTCCTTTTTCTGGTAGTTCTTTTTTCAGGCATTCTTAGTGCGGTGGCTTTTTTCACCAAAGTTGTACCCCTTCAGATTTATATGTTTACACATCCCGAAATTGTATACGGGCTTTTTTTTGGCCTCATTGTTGGGTCTATTTATGTGTTAATTAAAGAACAAACTCAGTTTAGGCTAAAGGAGAGCATTTTTTTATTGGTTGGGATAGGCATAGGCTTATGGGTAGTAAACATGGTTCCATCCGATACGCCCGATCATCCTGCTTTTGTATTCCTGACCGGGGTCATTTCCATTAGTGCTATGATCCTACCAGGAATTTCAGGTTCGTATTTGCTTCTTATTATGAGGAAATATGAATACGTGCTGAGTAATATCAGTCTCATGTGGGGAGAAGATCCAATAACCGGCTTCCTGAATATTCTTCCATTCTTGCTCGGAGCACTTACGGGTATTACTTTTTTCTCAAGATTTCTATCCTGGCTATTAAGTAAGTATAAATCTCAGACTATCTCTGTACTTATTGGTTTTTTGATCGGCTCTCTTTTTGTGATATGGCCATTTCAGCACAGGGAGTTCGTAGAACAAATAAGAGAAGTAGAAGTACTTTCCCTTACGGATGAAAAAGTTATAGAACTGCGCAATAATACTAACGAAAACCTTCCCGAGTTTTCCCGCTTGGGAAACCAGGTTTCAGAATCAACGATCGAAGTTCAAACGGTTAAAAAGAAGTTAATCAAATCAAACCCATACCTTCCGGGAAGTATCGGATCGGACGGTACAGAAACACCAAATGTTTGGGGTGGAATTGTCGGTATGATACTAGGAGGAGTACTGGTTATAGGTATAGACTATCTTAGAAAAAAGGAGACCTAG
- a CDS encoding protein-L-isoaspartate(D-aspartate) O-methyltransferase yields the protein MNALLDDRRFARPRNKLVEELKEKGIKDHRVLMAIGKIPRHELIDTALHSKAYNDTALPIGMGQTISQPYTVARQTELLEIEKGNKILEIGTGSGYQCMVLCEMGAKVYSVERHNELYHRAKDALKKQRYAAMLKSGDGTLGWSTYAPYDGIVVTAGAPVVPDDLIKQLSIGGRLVIPVGDSEKQMMIKITRVSETEYQQEELDNFKFVPLIGEKGWDN from the coding sequence ATAAACGCTTTGTTAGACGACCGTCGATTTGCGCGCCCTCGAAATAAACTGGTTGAAGAATTAAAAGAAAAAGGGATCAAAGATCATCGAGTGCTTATGGCCATTGGGAAAATTCCCAGGCATGAGCTTATTGATACCGCACTTCATTCGAAGGCATATAATGATACCGCACTTCCGATCGGAATGGGGCAGACTATTTCCCAACCTTATACTGTAGCCCGACAGACTGAGCTTCTTGAGATTGAGAAAGGAAATAAGATACTCGAAATTGGAACCGGATCGGGATATCAGTGTATGGTACTATGTGAAATGGGAGCTAAGGTGTATAGTGTAGAACGACACAACGAATTATATCATCGGGCAAAAGACGCATTAAAAAAACAGAGGTATGCTGCTATGCTAAAATCAGGAGATGGAACCCTGGGTTGGTCGACGTACGCTCCTTATGATGGTATAGTAGTAACTGCGGGTGCACCAGTAGTCCCTGACGACCTTATCAAACAGCTATCTATAGGAGGGCGCCTGGTTATCCCAGTAGGAGACAGCGAAAAACAAATGATGATCAAGATTACTCGCGTAAGTGAGACGGAATATCAACAAGAAGAACTGGATAATTTTAAGTTCGTCCCTTTGATTGGGGAAAAAGGATGGGATAACTAG
- the rsmA gene encoding ribosomal RNA small subunit methyltransferase A: MSFKTKKSLGQHFLSDNNIIAKILNSIQAEESDRIIEIGPGTGALTRWLVQKYNDVHVIEVDERAVAILEREFPDLSIHNKDVLKVDWQELVLEAGRNYVIGNLPYYITSPILFSLFESRTHFNEAIVMMQKEVAQRLVASPSTKDYGILSVQTQLMSTPELLFDVSPNSFSPPPKVMSSVVRLTFDKQSLSCSDAMLKRVVRTAFNQRRKKLSNSLKPLLGDSFPVGFNYNQRAEDWAPDIYAELASQLEK, from the coding sequence TTGAGCTTTAAAACTAAAAAAAGTCTTGGGCAGCATTTTCTGAGCGATAATAATATTATCGCCAAGATTCTGAATTCCATTCAAGCTGAAGAATCGGATCGAATTATAGAGATAGGCCCTGGAACCGGAGCGCTTACTAGATGGCTGGTTCAAAAATATAATGATGTTCATGTGATTGAGGTTGATGAACGAGCTGTTGCCATCCTTGAGAGAGAATTCCCAGACTTATCTATCCACAACAAGGATGTACTTAAGGTGGATTGGCAAGAACTTGTTTTAGAGGCCGGTAGGAATTACGTGATCGGAAATCTCCCCTATTATATAACCAGCCCCATTCTGTTCAGCTTGTTCGAATCGCGAACTCACTTTAACGAAGCCATTGTGATGATGCAGAAAGAAGTGGCCCAACGTCTGGTAGCTTCACCATCCACCAAAGATTATGGCATACTTTCAGTGCAAACCCAGTTAATGAGCACGCCAGAATTGCTTTTTGATGTTTCTCCTAATTCATTCAGTCCTCCACCAAAGGTGATGAGTTCGGTAGTACGGCTTACATTTGATAAGCAGTCACTGTCATGTTCAGATGCCATGCTCAAAAGAGTGGTTCGTACTGCATTCAATCAGCGACGAAAGAAACTCAGCAACTCCTTAAAGCCGCTTTTGGGGGATTCTTTCCCTGTAGGATTCAACTATAACCAAAGGGCAGAGGACTGGGCGCCTGACATTTATGCAGAATTGGCTTCTCAATTAGAAAAGTGA
- the groL gene encoding chaperonin GroEL, with protein sequence MSKLVHYDMEARDALKRGVDKLADAVKVTLGPRGRNVVIEKSFGAPNVTKDGVTVAKEIELSDKVENMGAQMVKEVASRTSDNAGDGTTTATVLAQAIVSAGLKNVTAGANPMDLKRGIDKAVDAIVASLKELSKEIDDRNEIAQVGTISANNDEFIGNLIADAMEKVGKDGVITVEEAKGTDTTLDTVEGMQFDRGYLSPYFVTDSEKMTTVLETPYILIFDKKISNMKDLLPVLEKVVQTGKPLLIIAEDVEGEALATLVVNKLRGSLKIAAVKAPGFGDRRKAMLEDIAILTGGTVISEERGYKLENATLDYLGQAASVTIDKDNTTVVDGAGNADDITARVNQIRSQIETTTSDYDREKLQERLAKLSGGVAVLYIGAASEVEMKEKKARVEDALHATRAAVEEGIVPGGGVALLRTVSALDGVEAANADEKVGFDIVRTAVEAPLRTIANNAGVEGAIVIQKVLEGKDAFGYNARTEVYEDLIKAGVIDPTKVTRNALQNAASVAGLLLTTEAVVSEKPEESAPAPAMPDMGGMGGMGGMM encoded by the coding sequence ATGTCAAAGTTAGTTCACTACGATATGGAGGCACGTGACGCTTTAAAGCGCGGTGTTGATAAACTTGCTGACGCGGTAAAAGTTACCTTAGGGCCTCGTGGACGTAATGTTGTAATTGAAAAATCATTTGGAGCACCAAACGTAACTAAAGACGGTGTTACTGTAGCTAAAGAAATCGAGCTTTCCGATAAAGTGGAAAACATGGGAGCTCAGATGGTAAAAGAAGTTGCTTCCAGAACCTCTGATAACGCAGGTGACGGTACTACCACAGCTACCGTACTTGCTCAGGCGATTGTAAGCGCAGGGTTGAAAAACGTTACTGCCGGCGCTAACCCAATGGATCTCAAAAGAGGAATCGACAAAGCAGTTGATGCTATTGTAGCTTCTCTTAAAGAATTGAGCAAAGAAATTGACGACAGAAACGAAATTGCTCAGGTAGGTACCATTTCTGCAAACAATGATGAGTTCATTGGAAACCTAATCGCTGATGCGATGGAAAAAGTAGGTAAAGATGGTGTTATTACTGTTGAGGAAGCAAAAGGAACGGATACTACTCTTGATACTGTAGAAGGTATGCAGTTCGATCGCGGATACCTTTCTCCGTACTTCGTTACTGATTCTGAAAAGATGACTACTGTACTTGAAACTCCTTACATCCTGATCTTCGACAAGAAGATTTCAAACATGAAGGATCTACTTCCGGTACTCGAAAAAGTAGTTCAAACTGGTAAGCCACTTCTTATCATCGCTGAAGACGTAGAAGGTGAAGCACTTGCTACCTTAGTAGTTAACAAGCTTCGAGGTTCTCTTAAAATTGCAGCTGTTAAAGCTCCAGGATTTGGTGACCGAAGAAAAGCAATGTTGGAAGACATCGCTATCCTTACTGGCGGTACTGTTATCTCTGAAGAGCGTGGTTACAAGCTTGAGAATGCAACTCTTGACTACTTAGGTCAGGCTGCGAGCGTAACTATCGACAAAGACAACACTACCGTTGTTGATGGTGCTGGAAATGCAGATGACATCACAGCTCGTGTTAACCAAATCAGATCTCAAATCGAAACTACTACTTCTGACTACGATCGTGAGAAGCTACAGGAGCGACTTGCTAAACTTAGCGGCGGTGTTGCGGTACTTTATATTGGTGCGGCTTCTGAAGTAGAGATGAAAGAAAAGAAAGCTCGTGTGGAAGATGCACTTCACGCTACCAGAGCTGCAGTTGAAGAAGGTATCGTACCTGGTGGTGGGGTAGCTCTTCTGAGAACTGTTTCTGCGCTGGATGGTGTCGAAGCAGCAAATGCAGATGAAAAAGTAGGATTTGATATCGTAAGAACTGCGGTAGAAGCTCCACTAAGAACCATTGCAAATAACGCAGGTGTTGAAGGTGCAATCGTGATTCAAAAAGTATTGGAAGGCAAAGATGCTTTCGGATACAATGCCAGAACTGAAGTTTACGAAGACCTGATTAAAGCTGGTGTAATTGATCCTACTAAAGTGACCAGAAATGCACTTCAAAATGCAGCTTCTGTTGCTGGACTATTACTTACTACTGAAGCAGTAGTATCTGAAAAGCCAGAAGAAAGTGCTCCAGCTCCGGCTATGCCAGACATGGGCGGAATGGGAGGTATGGGTGGAATGATGTAA
- a CDS encoding co-chaperone GroES encodes MASIKPLGDRVLVKADVAEEVTSSGLYIPDTAKEKPQQGTVVAVGPGKVENGNKIDLTVKEGDKVLYGKYAGTEVTLDGEEFLIMRESDIVGILA; translated from the coding sequence ATGGCTAGCATCAAACCTTTAGGCGACCGTGTTCTAGTGAAAGCGGACGTAGCTGAAGAAGTAACCAGCTCTGGTCTGTACATACCTGATACAGCTAAAGAAAAACCACAACAAGGTACAGTTGTTGCGGTAGGACCCGGAAAAGTTGAAAACGGGAATAAAATTGACCTAACCGTGAAAGAAGGGGATAAAGTCCTTTACGGTAAATACGCTGGAACTGAAGTAACTCTCGATGGAGAAGAGTTCTTAATCATGCGTGAATCTGATATTGTGGGAATACTTGCCTAA
- a CDS encoding calcium/sodium antiporter yields the protein MTILLFILGLIGLIAGAELFLKAVDHFGLKWGVSPLIMGLTVVAFATGAPELAISIKAAASGSADLVLGNIIGSNIANILLILGITSVIATLNITLRVIRIDVPIVIGVSAVLFFLAWDGVLTTLDGIILLAGFIAYSIFTFFQIRKGKEEDSVDEVFQYEKSIDELAQGSWFYIKNGGFLLVGLALIVLGSNWMVESAVKIATILGISELVIGLTIVSIGTSLPEIATSLASARKGNADIAVANVLGSNLYNVLLTLGLTLIIAPTVLTVSTDAINLDLPFMVAVSIVCIPIFIAGFNLTRMDGTIFLFYYITYMAYLVMKSLESPGVELIEQGMAFVVIPLTIAYMIWKIYLYRKQLAETFGAD from the coding sequence ATGACCATTTTACTATTCATCCTCGGACTTATCGGCTTAATAGCGGGTGCAGAACTCTTTTTAAAAGCCGTAGATCATTTTGGACTCAAGTGGGGAGTTTCACCGCTTATTATGGGTCTGACGGTTGTGGCATTTGCTACCGGCGCTCCTGAGTTAGCGATTAGTATCAAAGCGGCAGCTAGCGGAAGTGCCGATCTGGTATTAGGGAATATCATTGGAAGTAACATCGCGAATATCCTGTTGATTCTTGGGATTACCTCAGTAATTGCAACGCTCAATATCACCCTTCGGGTTATCCGGATTGACGTTCCTATTGTGATAGGGGTTAGCGCGGTACTTTTCTTTCTTGCCTGGGATGGTGTGCTCACCACCCTTGATGGGATAATTCTACTGGCCGGATTTATAGCCTATTCCATTTTTACTTTTTTTCAGATAAGAAAAGGAAAGGAAGAAGACAGTGTAGACGAAGTTTTTCAATATGAAAAATCGATAGATGAACTGGCCCAGGGGTCATGGTTCTATATTAAGAATGGAGGTTTTCTTCTGGTTGGTCTTGCCTTGATTGTACTCGGCTCAAACTGGATGGTAGAAAGTGCGGTGAAAATTGCTACTATTTTAGGCATTTCAGAACTGGTGATTGGTTTGACCATTGTTTCTATAGGAACCTCTTTACCGGAAATAGCTACTTCCCTGGCTTCGGCCCGAAAAGGGAATGCTGACATTGCCGTGGCAAATGTGTTGGGAAGTAACTTATACAATGTATTGCTTACACTTGGACTTACGCTGATTATTGCCCCAACTGTATTAACTGTTTCTACTGATGCTATTAACCTGGATCTGCCATTTATGGTAGCCGTTTCTATTGTGTGTATTCCAATCTTTATTGCTGGGTTCAATCTGACCAGGATGGACGGTACAATTTTCTTGTTTTATTACATTACGTACATGGCCTATTTGGTAATGAAGTCGCTGGAGTCGCCGGGAGTAGAATTAATTGAACAGGGGATGGCTTTTGTCGTGATTCCACTTACTATTGCATACATGATTTGGAAAATCTATTTGTACCGCAAACAATTAGCGGAAACTTTTGGTGCAGATTGA